Proteins found in one Aspergillus chevalieri M1 DNA, chromosome 2, nearly complete sequence genomic segment:
- a CDS encoding uncharacterized protein (COG:S;~EggNog:ENOG410PWUW): MSYYEPQGWQAPAARQVSWEQPVPPSRSGSSSISQREDTPAFSSQFDEVDRAVDNLVKSGKLWTAPRRDSMPLMMGRPYADYDTRIASAMASRHHSISEFDGARPHPNTQGFYTPQRFQGRPNEVEQMMQAKRRMAAQRERELRNYHQEQQYNRSLLSEMSGNNKPERSLSPAAMSEESRRDLLARQHRALYGNDSPAFFSAGGYADDASRPDSQGGTGTPSSATGVRGPSPRGVDPFGLSHAHTPGPASTDGVVHTPTAASALQSPTRANSTSSPSSGINPVFGNPADQPVTSTSSPGGADSPSRTATSKPTAGPIGSVGPIGSRPIPTTSSVPNPGLTKRSTTPLPSPLGFSFTAGDAVNDHSVSSAGIPPASATGAPVGWGNGSGVWGSKNGLGVQAPVWG; the protein is encoded by the exons ATGTCGTACTACGAGCCTCAGGGTTGGCAGGCTCCCGCCGCGCGCCAGGTTTCTTGGGAACAGCCGGTTCCTCCCTCTCGGTCAG GATCCAGCTCGATCTCCCAGCGCGAGGATACCCCAGCCTTTTCGTCCCAGTTCGATG AGGTCGATCGGGCGGTTGACAACCTCGTCAAGAGCGGCAAGCTGTGGACTGCTCCGCGGAGGGACTCCATGCCCCTCATGATGGGTCGCCCTTATGCCGACTACG ATACTCGCATTGCCAGCGCCATGGCTTCGCGTCACCACTCTATCAGCGAGTTCGATGGCGCCCGCCCCCACCCCAACACCCAAGGCTTCTACACGCCTCAACGATTCCAAGGTCGTCCCAATGAAGTAGAGCAGATGATGCAGGCGAAGCGTCGGATGGCGGCACAGCGTGAAAGGGAACTCCGCAATTACCACCAGGAGCAGCAGTACAACCGAA GCCTGCTTTCCGAAATGTCTGGCAACAACAAACCCGAACGTTCTCTGAGTCCCGCCGCGATGAGTGAAGAAAGCCGTCGAGATCTGCTTGCTCGCCAGCACCGAGCCCTGTACGGCAATGATAGTCCCGCCTTCTTTTCTGCGGGCGGTTACGCTGATGACGCTTCGCGACCTGACAGCCAGGGCGGTACCGGAACTCCTTCCTCGGCCACCGGCGTGAGAGGCCCTTCCCCCCGCGGTGTGGATCCCTTCGGTCTGTCCCACGCCCATACCCCGGGCCCAGCCAGCACCGATGGAGTTGTGCACACTCCCACCGCTGCGTCCGCACTGCAGTCCCCAACCCGCGCGAATAGCACCTCGTCCCCCAGCTCCGGCATCAACCCCGTTTTTGGTAATCCCGCAGACCAGCCAGTCACATCCACTTCGTCCCCCGGTGGAGCCGACTCACCGTCGCGTACAGCCACCTCCAAGCCCACCGCCGGTCCCATTGGCTCGGTGGGTCCCATCGGTTCGCGGCCGATCCCCACGACCAGCTCCGTCCCCAACCCTGGCTTGACCAAGCGTTCCACCACACCGCTGCCCTCCCCGCTGGGCTTCAGCTTCACAGCCGGTGATGCTGTCAACGATCACTCGGTCTCGTCGGCTGGCATCCCTCCTGCTTCTGCTACCGGTGCCCCAGTTGGCTGGGGTAACGGCAGCGGAGTGTGGGGATCCAAGAACGGCCTCGGCGTTCAAGCTCCTGTTTGGGGTTAA
- a CDS encoding PAP/25A associated domain family (COG:D;~EggNog:ENOG410PG71;~InterPro:IPR002058,IPR043519;~PFAM:PF19088,PF03828), with protein MLADNNIHGNANSPALPGDHSPIASAKPSSSSPMAPSDAAHTASEAPVRPPLTSHQSNSLPSTPYQHARNLSFHSRSPSPRHGNTSPRSTHSETTHLLPSLRKPFAGCKYETAMAFFRRRMPYTIGTDLLPEEKEGLKEKLEPEEEQRLTNDIMEVYDRLLPSAESDDRRRQLVRKLEKLFNDQWPGHNIKVNVFGSSGNKLCSSDSDVDICITTTYKELEHVCLLAEVLARHGMERVVCISHAKVPIVKIWDPELRLACDMNVNNTLALENTRMVRTYVEIDERVRPLAMIIKYWTKRRILNDAGLGGTLSSYTWICLIVNFLQTRDPPILPSLQARPHKKRTTADGLMCSFDDDLNALADFGKKNRQSLGELLFQFFRYYAHDLNYEKYVISVREGKLVSKEAKGWHLLQNNRLCVEEPFNTSRNLGNTADDTSFRGVHIELRRAFKFIAEGNLTDSCEQYEYPPEEERTWERPPPQPRPVLSAPPNSSRGGRGGGRGGRNTNQYGRGGHTGRRTSNTPNKANNFRNNNGMSASELSLQAQHAQYLLHDHLYQQIQILQAQEQELRLQLQSQALVTGRSPPVLIRQPFIQFPLPQQQQQNQQQPQSSQSPTQQQQQPAQQQESSSPPTSSSGDENSRSRSSTINNQNGASVRPQYGYYNPAYYPVAVAGVPATTTTSPPSPSTAAAMSELRRNPRRSSVVNGSPGASLRAQSQPARSMNNTTLPSFAPLYAVSQPMDGSQMSKPRQGSGGSQEGSSSQGEEENHAFTSSSLPSGVRSTYMDETRPTEYMGYYLATSPQLQAYQHGMLSSLPAAPVGLALQNGGFIPIVNPQEYMAAMSASQDAFAGSSDTQSTSTNKTATPQPPPSQRSTPRAATSADRGPLIVDGSVPPSEPRPVYPIEHIDPYASSSQYTSNSDDPNIDTPASSSDTFSQDYQDNSSVDIDHTPSWYSRPADAQKPAQSGESLVNGHSSGKPGLLSTRLQNLHHSNTEKVTETPSKSGKAAHAHHPAATKDTSNHRQPASTEKGQSGSVSAMTGTESTSTSHHKRRPNGVDASEKVNGVNHKSKPKGRHDVSHHHSSADKERYHDHHGSRKMNGVHATHDSNHSNGGWQTSSKKKKQKNARSNTASAHHHGGEPLPADESMRKGG; from the exons ATGCTGGCAGACAACAACATCCATGGAAACGCCAATTCTCCTGCCCTTCCTGGTGACCACTCACCAATAGCCTCCGCAAaaccttcctcttcctcccccATGGCGCCCTCGGACGCTGCTCACACGGCATCAGAGGCTCCTGTTCGCCCGCCATTGACTTCGCATCAGTCCAATTCCCTTCCCTCCACGCCCTACCAACATGCGCGCAACCTCTCCTTCCATTCCCGATCGCCCTCTCCTCGTCATGGCAATACCTCTCCCCGTTCGACACACTCCGAAACTACCCACCTCCTCCCTTCGTTACGAAAACCCTTCGCCGGTTGCAAATATGAAACCGCCATGGCGTTCTTCCGGAGACGCATGCCCTATACCATCGGGACTGATCTCTTGCcggaggaaaaggaaggTCTTAAGGAGAAGCTCGAACCCGAAGAGGAGCAGCGACTCACCAACGACATAATGGAGGTTTACGATCGGTTACTTCCCTCTGCAGAGAGCGACGACCGACGCCGCCAACTCGTTCGCAAACTCGAAAAACTCTTCAATGATCAGTGGCCGGGCCACAACATCAAAGTTAACGTCTTTGGTTCGTCGGGGAATAAACTCTGTTCTAGTGACTCGGACG TGGATATATGTATAACTACGACTTATAAAGAACTGGAGCACGTGTGTTTATTAGCGGAGGTCCTTGCACGGC ATGGTATGGAACGAGTCGTGTGTATATCCCACGCCAAGGTACCAATCGTAAAGATTTGGGATCCTGAACTCCGGCTGGCATGTGACATGAATGTCAATAACACATTAGCCCTCGAAAACACCCGCATGGTCCGGACCTATGTCGAGATAGACGAGCGTGTGCGGCCGCTGGCGATGATCATTAAGTACTGGACAAAACGGAGGATACTAAATGATGCTG GTTTGGGTGGCACATTAAGTTCTTATACATGGATCTGTTTGATCGTCAATTTTCTTCAAACTAGAGATCCGCCAATCCTCCCCAGTCTTCAGGCACGTCCCCACAAGAAACGCACAACTGCAGATGGTTTAATGTGTTCCTTTGACGACGATCTCAATGCGCTGGCGGATTTTGGCAAGAAGAATAGACAATCCCTGGGCGAGTTGCTATTTCAGTTCTTCCGTTACTATGCTCACGACCTTAACTACGAAAAGTACGTCATTTCGGTGCGGGAAGGCAAACTGGTTTCCAAAGAGGCCAAGGGCTGGCATCTACTCCAAAATAACCGCCTTTGCGTCGAAGAACCGTTTAACACGTCGAGAAATCTGGGCAACACGGCCGATGACACGTCCTTCCGCGGTGTCCACATTGAATTGCGTCGTGCGTTCAAGTTCATAGCCGAGGGAAACCTGACCGACAGCTGCGAACAGTACGAGTACCCCCCAGAAGAGGAGCGGACATGGGAACGACCACCGCCACAACCTCGACCCGTTCTCTCAGCGCCGCCAAATTCTTCTCGCGGTGGCCGGGGTGGTGGCCGTGGGGGTCGAAATACAAATCAATACGGCCGCGGAGGTCACACGGGACGTCGAACATCGAATACTCCGAACAAGGCCAATAATTTCCGCAACAATAACGGCATGAGCGCGTCGGAGCTCTCGCTGCAAGCGCAGCATGCCCAGTATCTGTTGCACGACCATCTGTACCAACAAATCCAGATTCTGCAAGCCCAGGAGCAAGAGCTGCGGCTCCAGCTTCAGAGTCAGGCACTCGTTACCGGTCGTTCTCCTCCCGTCCTCATTCGTCAACCCTTTATCCAGTTCCCGCTtccccagcaacaacagcaaaatcagcaacaaccacagtCATCACAATCCCCGacacaacaacagcaacaaccgGCGCAGCAGCAAGAGTCATCATCGCCACCGACATCATCTTCCGGTGACGAAAATTCTCGCTCGAGGTCAAGTACGATCAACAACCAAAACGGTGCGTCTGTTCGTCCGCAATATGGCTACTACAATCCAGCCTATTATCCGGTGGCTGTTGCTGGGGTGccagccaccaccaccaccagcccTCCATCGCCATCGACCGCCGCAGCAATGTCTGAACTCCGTCGCAATCCTCGACGGTCTTCAGTGGTGAACGGGTCACCGGGCGCATCGCTGCGCGCACAATCGCAGCCTGCACGCTCGATGAACAATACAACGTTACCGAGCTTTGCGCCACTATATGCCGTATCGCAACCCATGGATGGCTCGCAGATGTCGAAGCCGCGTCAAGGCTCAGGTGGCTCACAGGAAGGTTCTTCATcccaaggagaagaagaaaaccaTGCGTTCACATCCAGCAGCCTGCCTAGTGGTGTCCGGTCAACATACATGGACGAAACTCGGCCGACCGAGTATATGGGCTACTACCTCGCCACTTCGCCGCAGTTGCAGGCCTATCAACACGGCATGTTATCTTCCTTACCGGCAGCTCCCGTCGGGCTTGCACTACAAAACGGTGGCTTCATTCCGATTGTGAATCCACAGGAGTACATGGCCGCGATGTCAGCATCCCAGGATGCCTTCGCGGGCTCATCTGACACGCAGTCAACATCGACCAACAAGACAGCAACACCGcagccgccgccatcgcAAAGGTCGACACCTCGAGCTGCGACGTCCGCTGATCGTGGGCCACTGATTGTGGATGGGTCCGTGCCTCCCAGCGAACCTCGTCCTGTGTATCCGATTGAACACATAGACCCGTACGCTTCATCGAGTCAGTATACCTCGAATTCGGACGACCCTAACATCGACACTCCGGCTAGTTCCTCAGATACATTTTCTCAGGATTACCAGGACAACAGCTCTGTCGATATCGACCACACCCCATCCTGGTATTCGCGGCCAGCTGACGCGCAAAAGCCTGCCCAATCCGGCGAGTCTCTGGTGAATGGTCATAGCAGCGGGAAACCGGGATTGCTTTCGACCAGACTGCAAAACCTTCACCATTCGAATACGGAGAAGGTGACGGAGACTCCGTCAAAATCGGGAAAGGCGGCGCATGCTCATCACCCGGCTGCCACCAAGGACACGTCCAATCACCGCCAACCTGCTTCGACGGAGAAAGGACAGTCAGGGTCTGTTTCTGCAATGACGGGAACCGagtcaacatcaacatcccaTCACAAACGTCGACCAAACGGCGTCGATGCGTCTGAAAAGGTCAACGGAGTTAACCACAAGTCGAAACCTAAGGGTCGGCATGATGTATCCCATCACCACTCGTCCGCGGACAAAGAACGGTATCATGACCATCATGGATCACGCAAGATGAATGGGGTGCATGCGACTCATGACTCGAATCACAGCAATGGTGGCTGGCAGACCAGCagcaaaaagaagaagcagaaaaaCGCCAGGTCAAACACGGCCAGCGCCCATCACCACGGCGGAGAACCACTCCCGGCTGACGAATCGATGCGGAAAGGTGGTTGA
- a CDS encoding DUF914 domain membrane protein (COG:E,G;~EggNog:ENOG410PHPB;~InterPro:IPR009262;~PFAM:PF06027;~TransMembrane:10 (i80-97o117-137i149-171o177-198i205-224o239-259i271-291o303-322i329-349o355-374i);~go_component: GO:0016021 - integral component of membrane [Evidence IEA];~go_function: GO:0022857 - transmembrane transporter activity [Evidence IEA];~go_process: GO:0055085 - transmembrane transport [Evidence IEA]), translating to MADSKDQIAVQTTSAGPDTTLSPHLTPKQNASVVVTAAEGEPGTSGSGSGDGGEAEPTAAGDQVDEQKKGFLAYFKTKEFYITLVLGQILAITNTSTSTFTTLLNLQGTSIPAFQTFFNYVLLTLIFTPFTIYRYGFKRWLRVVWYDGWKYIILAFCDVEGNYFIVLAYQYTTMMSASLINFWAIAVVVIVSFIFLHVRYHITQIAGILICIGGMGVLIASDHITGGDGAASNELKGDLFALLGATFYGLTNTFEEYFVSKRPMYEVLGQMSLYALIINGAQAGIFDRASFRSAHWNGKVGGYLTGYTLCLTLFYCLAPLLFRLASAAFFNISMLTMNFWSVCIGIKVFHYTVHWMYPIAFVMIIVGQLIYFLGRRMLAEARKPWLGKDQERGVDGLFTARRKIDATVGRGVVASSGSGSGPTGEDLGQGQTRDEGERRDANIV from the exons ATGGCCGATTCCAAGGACCAGATCGCTGTTCAGACTACTTCCGCCGGACCCGACACCACCCTGTCGCCGCACCTCACACCGAAACAAAATGCCTCGGTGGTTGTCACCGCCGCGGAGGGAGAACCAGGGACATCTGGATCTGGGtctggagatggaggggAAGCAGAACCAACGGCAGCAGGGGACCAGGTAGACGAGCAGAAGAAGGGGTTTTTGGCATACTTCAAGACAAAGGAATTTTATATCACTTTGGTGCTGGG ACAAATACTGGCGATCACCAACACATCAACGAGTACATTCACAACACTACTGAACCTTCAAGGGACATCCATTCCTGCCTTCCAAACATTCTTCAACTACGTCCTGTTAACTCTCATCTTCACCCCGTTCACAATATACCGCTACGGCTTCAAGCGCTGGCTCCGCGTCGTGTGGTATGATGGATGGAAAT ATATAATCCTCGCCTTCTGCGACGTCGAAGGCAACTACTTCATCGTCCTCGCCTACCAATACACAACCATGATGAGCGCCTCCCTAATCAACTTCTGGGCCATCGccgtcgtcgtcatcgtctccttcatcttcctccaCGTCCGCTACCACATCACCCAAATCGCCGGAATCCTGATCTGCATCGGCGGCATGGGCGTACTCATCGCCTCAGATCACATCACCGGCGGCGACGGGGCAGCTTCAAACGAACTAAAAGGTGACCTCTTCGCCCTCCTCGGCGCCACGTTCTACGGTCTCACGAATACCTTCGAAGAATACTTCGTCAGCAAACGCCCCATGTACGAAGTCCTGGGCCAAATGTCCCTCTACGCACTGATAATCAACGGCGCCCAAGCCGGCATCTTCGACCGCGCCTCCTTCCGCTCCGCGCACTGGAACGGTAAAGTCGGCGGCTATCTCACCGGGTACACCCTCTGCCTGACGCTATTCTACTGTCTCGCGCCCTTACTCTTCCGCCTTGCCTCTGCGGCGTTCTTCAACATTTCCATGCTTACCATGAACTTCTGGAGCGTGTGTATTGGGATCAAGGTGTTTCATTATACGGTGCACTGGATGTATCCGATTGCGTTTGTGATGATTATCGTGGGGCAGTTGATTTATTTCCTTGGGAGACGGATGTTGGCGGAGGCGAGGAAGCCGTGGCTTGGGAAGGATCAGGAACGCGGTGTTGATGGATTGTTTAcggcgaggaggaagattGATGCGACTGTTGGGAGGGGGGTTGTTGCTagttctggttctggttctggtcCTACTGGTGAGGATTTAGGTCAGGGTCAGACTCGAGATGAAGGTGAGAGGAGGGATGCTAATATCGTTTGA
- the PSY2 gene encoding SMEK family protein (BUSCO:EOG09262D0D;~COG:G;~EggNog:ENOG410PFTV;~InterPro:IPR016024,IPR006887,IPR011993;~PFAM:PF04802;~TransMembrane:1 (o348-365i)): MALEPQPPSVRKRVKVYELRDNDWFDRGTGFCTGQFLEDEPRIFVESEDEPGRVLLETKINRDDGYQKQQETLIVWTEPTGTDMALSFQEAEGCAVIWDFVHSVQHHMGVATTDDLSEDLDSYHQVMLPAPELGNLPEIEQIMRVASMSQPGRDTLSKIVIRDDYVTKLIPLVSVAEDLESLPDLHRLCSIMKSVILLNDNTIIENVVADPLILGVVGALEYDPEFPTHKANHRQYLADESRFKEVVPIKDPIIRKKIRCTWRLQYLKDVVLARILDDPTFSVLNSLIFFNQVEIVNHIQSNAAFLKELFSVFDPRNPDMRRKEDAVQFLHQCAVIAKNLQPQGRASLYANFIGHGLFAVIAFAVKHPRPSVRTTGIDILVALLDHDPILMRGYMLKAVNEKKTPLTDTLIDLLHMESDLGVKNQLADAIKVLLDPQVTMQDAMGRAGPDYFAKLRPNNILSDAFVQHHFDESAKKLFMPMGNLEHRTNFHDLTFHEVALYAHLVDILGFFIRQDMFRNRHVLQTEAIAPRIAQLLTVPQKHLKLAAVKFFRGLIGLHDTFYQAILTRHNTFGLILDIVRETMPRDNLLNSACLELFECIRRENIKTLIVHVVEKYREKLLSIIYVDTFINLVNRYEQMQGYGADAEFTLSARGEEVQTPRVQPNGQRWPGVGEMDAAEEAYFNTSDDEEEWQQTNSDAAQNAPTLPPLPAAKPLVDYPDDDDEDAMDTQSDSTQAQKQEEKPSRQEPHLTQSPEIRPTTPPSQPPPERLSEKRRREEEDEDELVKLTSGGPKRRSSTSSNSGSSGFLRRKRSIEKGNTQSTGNVSAPPKKISINIGAKSSNTTTTTSSEQEN, translated from the exons ATGGCGCTGGAGCCGCAACCGCCCAGCGTTCGCAAGCGCGTCAAGGTCTACGAACTCAGGGATAATGACTGGTTTGATCGGGGAACGGGGTTTTGCACCGGCCAGTTCTTGGAA GATGAACCGCGAATATTCGTCGAGTCTGAAGATGAGCCTGGTCGGGTGCTCTTGGAAACGAAAATAAACAGAGATGATGGGtatcagaagcagcaag AGACATTAATCGTATGGACGGAGCCCACCGGGACGGATATGGCGCTGAgctttcaagaagctgaaggcTGCGCGGTTATCTG GGATTTCGTCCACAGTGTCCAACACCATATGGGTGTGGCAACAACAG ATGACTTATCAGAAGACCTTGATAGCTACCACCAGGTCATGCTACCCGCGCCGGAGCTCGGGAACCTACCAGAAATTGAACAGATTATGAGAGTCGCCAGCATGTCGCAACCCGGTCGAGATACGCTATCTAAAATCGTGATCCGCGACGACTACGTTACCAAATTGATCCCTCTCGTTTCCGTCGCAGAAGACCTCGAAAGCTTACCCGATTTACATCGCCTTTGTAGCATCATGAAATCCGTCATTCTCCTTAATGACAACACTATCATCGAAAATGTCGTTGCCGATCCTCTTATCCTCGGAGTTGTTGGAGCTCTAGAAT ACGATCCCGAGTTCCCTACTCATAAAGCAAACCACCGGCAATACCTCGCAGACGAATCCCGCTTCAAGGAAGTCGTTCCGATCAAGGACCCTATCATACGCAAGAAGATCCGTTGTACATGGCGCCTACAATACTTGAAGGACGTCGTTTTAGCACGGATTCTAGACGACCCGACGTTTTCCGTCCTCAATTCGTTGATTTTCTTCAACCAGGTCGAAATCGTGAACCATATCCAATCGAATGCGGCATTCTTAAAGGAGCTCTTTTCGGTCTTTGACCCCAGGAACCCAGACATGAGGCGAAAAGAAGACGCGGTACAATTCCTCCACCAATGTGCGGTCATCGCGAAGAACTTGCAGCCTCAAGGCCGCGCAAGTCTATACGCCAACTTCATCGGCCATGGCCTTTTCGCCGTAATTGCCTTTGCTGTGAAACACCCACGACCGTCAGTGAGAACGACTGGTATCGACATTCTGGTGGCGCTGCTCGACCATGATCCTATCTTGATGCGCGGCTATATGCTCAAGGCCGTCAACGAGAAGAAGACACCTCTCACGGATACCTTGATTGACCTGCTACATATGGAGTCCGACCTTGGCGTTAAGAACCAACTGGCAGATGCCATCAAAGTCCTGCTTGATCCTCAAGTAACCATGCAGGATGCGATGGGTCGGGCTGGCCCCGATTACTTTGCCAAACTCCGTCCCAACAACATTCTCTCTGATGCGTTTGTACAACACCATTTTGATGAATCGGCCAAGAAGTTGTTTATGCCGATGGGGAATCTCGAGCATCGTACTAATT TTCATGACCTCACGTTCCACGAAGTGGCATTATACGCTCATCTTGTTGATATTCTTGGTTTCTTCATTCGCCAAGACATGTTCAGAAATCGCCATGTTCTCCAAACCGAAGCCATTGCACCACGGATAGCACAGTTGCTCACTGTGCCCCAGAAACATCTCAAACTGG CTGCCGTGAAATTCTTCCGCGGCCTAATTGGCCTCCACGACACATTCTACCAAGCAATTCTGACACGTCACAACACATTCGGCCTTATCCTCGACATTGTTCGTGAGACGATGCCCCGTGACAACCTTCTAAACTCAGCATGTCTCGAACTCTTCGAATGCATTCGAAGGGAAAACATCAAAACGTTGATTGTGCACGTGGTTGAGAAATACCGCGAAAAGCTCCTGAGCATCATCTATGTCGATACATTCATCAACCTGGTCAACCGGTACGAACAGATGCAGGGCTACGGGGCTGACGCTGAGTTCACGCTGTCTGCGCGGGGCGAGGAAGTGCAGACACCGAGAGTGCAGCCTAATGGACAGCGGTGGCCAGGAGTTGGGGAGATGGATGCTGCCGAAGAAGCTTACTTTAATACATcagatgatgaggaggag TGGCAGCAAACCAATTCCGATGCCGCGCAGAATGCCCCTACTCTTCCACCTCTTCCAGCCGCCAAACCATTAGTTGACTACcccgacgacgatgatgaagatgcgATGGATACACAATCGGACTCGACACAAGcccagaaacaagaagaaaagccCTCGAGGCAAGAGCCTCACCTTACACAATCTCCTGAAATCAGACCTACAACACCACCATCCCAGCCACCCCCTGAACGATTATCAGAGAAGCGTCGCcgtgaagaggaagacgaagacgaatTAGTCAAGCTAACCTCTGGCGGACCGAAACGACGAAGCTCGACGAGCAGTAACTCGGGAAGCTCAGGGTTTTTGCGACGAAAAAGGAGCATAGAAAAGGGAAACACGCAAAGTACCGGCAACGTCAGCGCACCACCCAAGAAGATTTCGATCAACATCGGGGCCAAGTCCTCCAACACAACAACCACGACGAGCAGTGAACAGGAGAATTGA
- a CDS encoding bifunctional triacylglycerol lipase/ester hydrolase (COG:S;~EggNog:ENOG410PPWA;~InterPro:IPR019363,IPR029058;~PFAM:PF10230;~TransMembrane:2 (i193-212o218-234i)): MSLITPDSFLRLPANTNGDKAPITIFFITGNPGLIGYYHTFLSLLSDILISDSGTSFQIHGHSLAGFELGSDAERNQKRGEKEAHYYNLEQQISYVQEKLDGFVTNNYKKNTQDNGGEVPKVILIGHSVGTYIAMEVLRRYRERQRQHTTTATATTTPDNTKGVKFDIIGGVMLFPTVVDIAKSPAGQRLSKLLNVIPGLAIIASVLARMLSSLLPGGVLRLIIAAFMGLSSSLESPDRVVVDTTCGFLGSRQGVRQALHLGADEMQTITSDKWSDDIWGMSDVEEPLAKLFFYFGRNDHWVAERTRDEIIAVRGKNGDGDGNGPTMVVCEDGLPHAFCLSHNEIMARKTGDMIRAIVEGQVR; encoded by the exons ATGTCCCTCATAACCCCAGATTCCTTCCTGCGCCTCCCCGCAAACACCAATGGCGACAAGGCGCCGATAACCATATTCTTCATAACCGGCAACCCAGGCCTGATCGGCTACTACCATacttttctctctttgctATCTGACATATTGATATCGGATAGTGGGACTTCGTTCCAGATTCATGGGCACAGCCTTGCGGGATTTGAATTGGGTTCTGATGCTGAGAGGAATCAGAAGcggggagagaaagaagcacACTATTATAACCTTGAACAACAGATCTCCTATGTCCAGGAGAAATTAGACGGTTTCGTCACTAACAACTATAAGAAGAATACACAAGATAACGGAGGAGAGGTGCCCAAGGTGATACTCATCGGCCACTCTGTTGGTACTTATATCGCCATGGAAGTCCTACGACGATACCGCGAAAGACAGCGCCAGCATACAACTACAGCTACAGCCACAACTACCCCAGATAACACCAAAGGTGTAAAATTTGATATTATTGGTGGTGTGATGCTCTTTCCTACCGTCGTTGATATCGCGAAGTCGCCTGCTGGACAGCGATTAAGC AAGCTACTGAATGTCATCCCCGGTCTCGCTATTATAGCGAGTGTGCTTGCTAGGATGCTGTCGAGTTTACTACCTGGTGGTGTTCTGCGATTGATTATCGCCGCGTTTATGGGATTATCGTCTTCGCTGGAGTCGCCGGATAGAGTTGTTGTTGATACGACGTGTGGGTTTTTGGGGAGTAGACAGGGTGTTAGGCAGGCTTT GCATCTCGGCGCCGACGAAATGCAAACAATCACATCCGACAAATGGTCCGATGATATATGGGGTATGTCGGATGTTGAGGAACCGCTTGCGAAGTTGTTTTTCTATTTTGGGAGGAATGATCATTGGGTTGCGGAGAGGACGAGGGATGAGATTATTGCTGTGCGGGGGAAGaatggggatggggatgggaaTGGGCCTACGATGGTGGTTTGTGAGGATGGGTTGCCGCATGCTTTTTGTTTGA GTCATAACGAGATTATGGCGAGGAAGACGGGGGATATGATTCGGGCGATTGTGGAGGGTCAAGTGCGGTAA
- a CDS encoding DUF3632 domain-containing protein (COG:S;~EggNog:ENOG410PS59;~InterPro:IPR022085;~PFAM:PF12311), with translation MEEYDPDLVPTQEFKILHNLVTDPDASAADAVQQVLDLTTTEILAKNDTPGSNFDSDVAWNICVLIIDIAANTAPTRQTKLLDFVSRIRKVTVADPRTGEKVGCGNFGYLWTDLHSFGMHAADMFIHHHSHTPKELEKWENNTAFIAQSTAAAAITRNGKPTHRMDFSIYGLYACRDAFEEENQYKSAVRTACLWFIYAAGSMLGNCKVGRVYDLHDPPERGFDLDRWHAWKQGLVRTQAGYGDERTQELVRIALERIAQVEAERLN, from the exons ATGGAAGAATATGACCCCGATCTAGTCCCGACCCAAGAATTCAAGATCCTACACAATCTCGTCACGGATCCAGATGCATCGGCAGCAGACGCAGTACAACAAGTCCTTGACCTGACCACAACAGAAATCCTAGCCAAAAATGACACACCCGGAAGCAACTTCGACAGCGATGTTGCTTGGAATATTTGTGTCTTAATTATCGATATCGCCGCAAACACTGCACCAACGCGGCAGACTAAGCTTCTTGATTTCGTCTCACGGATTCGAAAAGTCACCGTGGCCGACCCGAGGACGGGGGAGAAGGTTGGATGTGGGAATTTCGGTTATCTTTGGACAGATTTGCATTCTTTTGGGATGCATGCTGCTGACATGT TTATCCATCATCATTCCCACACGCCAAAGGAGCTAGAAAAGTGGGAGAACAATACTGCCTTTATTGCGCAGAGcacggctgctgctgctatcACTCGCAACGGCAAACCCACACACAGGATGGATTTCTCAATCTATGGACTGTATGCATGCCGTGATGCTTTTGAGGAAGAAAATCAGTATAAATCTGCTGTGCGAACGGCATGTTTGTGGTTCATATATGCCGCAGGATCGATGTTGGGAAATTGCAAAGTTGGACGGGTTTACGATCTCCATGATCCCCCGGAAAGAGGGTTTGATTTGGATAGGTGGCATGCTTGGAAACAGGGCTTGGTCCGCACTCAAGCTGGCTATGGAGATGAGAGGACACAAGAGCTTGTTAGAATTGCCCTGGAACGGATTGCTCAGGTTGAAGCAGAGAGATTGAACTGA